GGAGGGCCGCCACGTGCACCCCTCCACCCTCTACCCGGGCGGCGTCGGCACCATCGGCTCGGTCCAGCTCTTCACCGACTACATGTCCCGGCTCATGCGCTACGTGGAGTTCATGAAGCGGGTCGTGCCCCTCCACGACGACCTCTTCGACTTCTTCTACGAGGCCCTGCCGGGCTACGAGGAGGTCGGCCGCCGGCGCGTCCTGCTCGGCTGCTGGGGCGCCCTCAACGACCCCGAGTACTGCGACTTCACGTACGCCAACATGTCGGACTGGGGACGGCGCATGTTCGTCACCCCGGGCGTCGTCGTGGACGGCAAGCTCGTCACCAACGACCTCACCGACATCAACCTCGGCATCCGCATCCTGCTGGGCTCCTCGTACTACGAGGACTGGGAGGGCCAGGAGCAGTTCGTCACCCACGACCCGCTCGGCAACCCGGTCGACCCCCGCCACCCGTGGAACCAGCACACCATCCCGGCGCCGCAGAAGCGGAACTTCGACGACAAGTACAGCTGGGTGATGTCACCGCGCTGGTTCGACGGCAAGGACCACCTGGCACTGGACACCGGGGGCGGCCCCATCGCCCGCCTCTGGTCCACCGCGCTGTCGGGCCTCGTCGACATCGGCTACGTCAAGGCCACCGGCCACAGCGTCGTCATCAACCTGCCGCGCACGCTCACCAAGCCGGAGACCACCTTCGAGTGGAAGATCCCGAAGTGGAGCAACGCGCTGGAGCGCAACCGCGCCCGCACCTACTTCCAGGCCTACGCCGCGGCCGTCGCCCTGCACTGCGCGGAGATGGGCCTCGCCGAGGTCCGCGCCGGACGCACCCAGACCTGGGAGAAGTTCGAGGTGCCCGAGGAGTCCATCGGCGTCGGCTTCACCGAGGCGGTGCGCGGCGTGCTCTCGCACCACATGGTCATCCGGGACGGCAAGATCGCCAACTACCACCCGTACCCGCCGACCCCGTGGAACGCCTCCACCCGCGACACGTTCGGCACCCCCGGCCCGTACGAGGACGCCGTGCAGAACACGCCGATCTTCGAGGAGAACTCCCCGGAGAACTTCAAGGGCATCGACATCATGCGCGCCGTGCGCAGCTTCGACCCCTGTCTGCCGTGCGGAGTCCACATGTACACCGGTGACGGCCGGACGGTGAAGTCGATGCACGTGCCCACCGGACTGAGCGGTCTGGCCGGATGAGCGGCGCACTCGACGCGGAGCGGGCCGGTCAGCGGGTCGAGGAGATCCTGGACCGGCTCGCCGCCTCCGGTGACCGCACGGCGTGCGAGGCGGCCGACGAACTGGTGCGCGTCCTCATGGAGTTCTACGGCGCCGGGCTCGCCCGCACCGTCGAGCTGCTCGG
The Streptomyces sp. NBC_01723 genome window above contains:
- a CDS encoding nickel-dependent hydrogenase large subunit, producing MATSTTAGDGTGLVEMAWDPITRIVGSLGIHTKIDFKQKRVAECYSTSSVFRGYSVFMRGKDPRDAHFITSRICGICGDNHATCSVYAQNMAYGVKPPHLGEWIINLGEAAEYMFDHNIFQENLVGVDYCEKMVRETNPGVLELAERTEAPHAAEHGYRTIADIMRSLNPLEGEFYREALQVSRYTREMFCLMEGRHVHPSTLYPGGVGTIGSVQLFTDYMSRLMRYVEFMKRVVPLHDDLFDFFYEALPGYEEVGRRRVLLGCWGALNDPEYCDFTYANMSDWGRRMFVTPGVVVDGKLVTNDLTDINLGIRILLGSSYYEDWEGQEQFVTHDPLGNPVDPRHPWNQHTIPAPQKRNFDDKYSWVMSPRWFDGKDHLALDTGGGPIARLWSTALSGLVDIGYVKATGHSVVINLPRTLTKPETTFEWKIPKWSNALERNRARTYFQAYAAAVALHCAEMGLAEVRAGRTQTWEKFEVPEESIGVGFTEAVRGVLSHHMVIRDGKIANYHPYPPTPWNASTRDTFGTPGPYEDAVQNTPIFEENSPENFKGIDIMRAVRSFDPCLPCGVHMYTGDGRTVKSMHVPTGLSGLAG